The following coding sequences are from one Rutidosis leptorrhynchoides isolate AG116_Rl617_1_P2 chromosome 11, CSIRO_AGI_Rlap_v1, whole genome shotgun sequence window:
- the LOC139875284 gene encoding uncharacterized protein, protein MVEVLERKSTEEDTLTATITTEEKCWMTPFIKYLADGTLPEDKLQARRIRMRAPMYNFKNDILYRKSFTEPYLRCVGPVQAKEIIQEMYEGTCSTHSGYRTIVSKIKRMGYFWPHMYRDTYDLIVNCEACQIHAPVNRSPRSNMIPIHAAWPFCNWGIDIVGPFLRGVGNIKFLFAYNPFKDWCADMDIQESFTSMAYPQANGQVEVTNRDIVPGIKARLGKHQLGWVDELQHVLWPHRTTPKDSTNETPFSLVYGIEAVIPAEVLVPTNRITTKR, encoded by the exons ATGGTTGAAGTACTGGAAAGAAAGTCAACCGAAGAGGATACTCTCACGGCAACAATCACGACGGAGGAAAAGTGTTGGATGACACCTTTCATAAAATACCTTGCTGATGGTACCCTCCCGGAGGACAAACTACAAGCCCGCAGGATACGAATGCGGGCACCAATGTACAACTTTAAAAATGATATCCTGTATAGGAAATCATTCACAGAGCCTTACTTAAGATGCGTTGGCCCAGTGCAGGCCAAAGAGATCATACAAGAAATGTACGAAGGAACCTGCTCCACACATTCCGGCTACCGAACGATAGTTAGCAAGATCAAGAGAATGGGTTATTTCTGGCCACACATGTACCGGGACACATATGACCTAATCGTAAACTGTGAGGCATGTCAAATACACGCTCCCGTCAACAGATCCCCTCGCAGTAACATGATTCCTATACATGCCGCTTGGCCGTTCTGCAATTGGGGGATCGACATTGTCGGTCCATTCCTAAGAGGTGTCGGAAACATCAAATTCCTA TTTGCATACAATCCATTTAAGGACTGGTGTGCAGATATGGACATTCAAGAGTCATTTACTTCTATGGCCTACCCACAGGCCAACGGACAAGTCGAGGTCACTAACAGAGACATCGTTCCCGGGATAAAAGCAAGACTAGGTAAACACCAGCTAGGATGGGTGGACGAGCTCCAACATGTACTATGGCCACACCGGACAACACCAAAAGATAGTACGAACGAAACACCTTTCAGCTTGGTGTACGGCATCGAAGCGGTTATCCCGGCTGAAGTGCTTGTCCCAACCAACCGAATAACAACAAAACGATGA